A genomic window from Phoenix dactylifera cultivar Barhee BC4 unplaced genomic scaffold, palm_55x_up_171113_PBpolish2nd_filt_p 000092F, whole genome shotgun sequence includes:
- the LOC103724204 gene encoding uncharacterized protein LOC103724204 — MASESLLLLGCLALLLPLASPGSIHDLLRAHGLPPGLLPRAVESFSLDPRSGLLEVHLDYPCYARFDSLVFFDRVVRGNLSYGDLHGVVGVSQEELFLWLPIREILVTDPSSGVILFDIGVAHKQLSISLFEYPPECQPGREGKIVPGIREGFRGREEKALEEQR; from the exons ATGGCTTCCGAATCTCTTCTCCTCCTTGGCTGTCTCGCCCTCCTCCTTCCCTTGGCCTCTCCGGGCTCCATTCATGATCTCCTCCGTGCCCATGGTCTTCCCCCGGGGCTCCTCCCCCGCGCGGTGGAGTCCTTCTCGCTCGACCCCCGTTCCGGCCTCCTCGAGGTCCATCTCGACTACCCCTGCTATGCCCGGTTCGACAGCCTCGTCTTCTTCGACCGCGTGGTGCGTGGAAACCTCAGCTACGGTGATCTCCATGGCGTCGTCGGCGTCTCGCAGGAGGAGCTATTCCTCTGGCTCCCCATCCGTGAGATCCTCGTTACCGACCCCTCCTCGGGTGTCATCTTATTTGACATCGGCGTCGCCCACAAGCAGCTCTCCATTTCCCTCTTCGAGTACCCGCCGGAGTGCCAGCCGGGGAGGGAAGGGAAGATCGTTCCCGGCATCCGAGAAG GATTTCGTGGCAGAGAAGAGAAAGCACTCGAGGAGCAACGATGA